The following are encoded in a window of Paenibacillus polymyxa genomic DNA:
- the moaA gene encoding GTP 3',8-cyclase MoaA translates to MNFHPLKDKLQRPIRDLRISVTDRCNFRCSYCMPKEIFGDDYAFLPQNECLSFEEIHRLTKLFVSLGVKKIRLTGGEPLMRRNLSDLVSQILSIDGVEDVGLTTNGVLLGQQAKPLYDAGLRRLNVSLDALDPELFGRLNGRGIKPDVILKQIEYAREIGFEIKINMVVQKGVNDSEILPMATYFKEQGITLRFIEFMDVGNDNGWSFKKVLTKKEIVERLKSAYELEPMDRDYFGEVAKRYRYKDSNAQIGFITSVSESFCSSCTRARLSCDGKFYTCLFASGGFDLRQMLRNGANDQELLDVITSVWEQRTDRYSDERTEQTANNKKKINMSYIGG, encoded by the coding sequence ATGAATTTTCATCCACTGAAAGACAAGTTGCAGCGGCCCATTCGTGACCTGCGTATATCGGTTACAGACCGCTGCAATTTCCGCTGTTCCTATTGCATGCCTAAAGAAATTTTCGGTGACGATTACGCCTTTCTTCCCCAAAATGAATGTCTGTCGTTTGAAGAGATTCACCGGCTGACGAAGCTCTTTGTATCCCTGGGCGTAAAAAAGATCCGACTCACGGGCGGTGAACCATTAATGCGCAGGAATCTATCCGACCTGGTCTCCCAAATCCTGTCCATTGACGGAGTGGAAGATGTCGGCTTGACCACCAACGGTGTGCTGCTAGGACAGCAGGCTAAGCCTCTCTATGACGCGGGGCTACGACGGCTTAATGTCAGTCTGGACGCTCTCGACCCCGAGCTATTTGGGCGGTTGAATGGCCGGGGGATTAAGCCTGATGTTATTTTGAAGCAGATCGAATATGCAAGAGAAATCGGCTTTGAAATCAAGATCAATATGGTAGTTCAAAAAGGCGTTAATGACTCGGAGATTTTGCCGATGGCTACTTATTTTAAGGAGCAGGGAATAACCCTTCGCTTTATCGAGTTTATGGATGTAGGGAATGACAACGGATGGAGCTTCAAAAAGGTACTAACCAAAAAAGAAATCGTTGAACGACTTAAGAGTGCGTACGAGCTGGAGCCGATGGATCGGGATTACTTTGGAGAAGTGGCAAAGCGTTATCGTTATAAAGACAGCAACGCACAGATTGGTTTTATTACTTCAGTTTCTGAATCGTTTTGTTCGTCTTGTACACGTGCCCGCTTATCGTGCGATGGCAAGTTTTATACATGTTTGTTTGCTTCAGGCGGATTTGATTTACGCCAGATGCTTCGCAACGGGGCGAATGACCAGGAATTGCTCGATGTGATTACTTCAGTATGGGAACAACGCACAGATCGGTATTCCGATGAACGTACGGAGCAGACAGCCAACAACAAAAAAAAGATTAACATGTCCTACATTGGTGGATGA
- a CDS encoding beta-glucoside-specific PTS transporter subunit IIABC: MKYETLAKDIIRNVGGKENVNSLTHCITRLRFKLKDESKANTEVLKNMDGVVTVVKSGGQYQVVIGNHVPEVYAEVTAVGGFQTGDSEEASGEKASLFNRFIDTISGVFTPTLGVLSATGMIKGFTALFVALGWLTTTSGTYQILNALGDCLFYFFPIFLGYTSAKKFNANIFIGMAIGASLVYPTFSTITASGKPLYTLFSGTIFESPVYITFLGIPVILMSYASTVLPIIISTYVGSKIENFFKKVIPSVVRTFLVPFFTLLVIVPLALIVIGPLSTWAGQLLGAATLFVYNLSPIIEGIIMGAFWQVFVIFGLHWGLVPIAMNNLAVLKFDPILAATLGASFAQTGVVLAILFKTKNVKLRSLSIPAVISGIFGVTEPAIYGITLPRKKPFILSCIASAVGGGIIGMMGTKGYIIGGLGIFAIPSYISPAGIDNGFYGAVIGILVSFVLGFLLMFFGGFKDDEVKEAKKEDSTPGAAKGEVLVKQETVMSPLKGEVKSLSEVTDEAFSTGALGKGIAIEPSEGKVVSPVDGVLTSLFSSGHAIGITSDHGVEVLIHVGKDTVKLKGKHFYPKVKQGDAVKKGQLLMEFDMEAIKEAGYVLTTPVIVANTTNYLDVIETEKKAIEYQEDLLTVVV; the protein is encoded by the coding sequence ATGAAGTATGAGACATTAGCAAAAGACATCATCAGAAATGTCGGCGGCAAAGAAAATGTGAATAGTCTAACTCATTGTATTACACGCTTGCGCTTCAAACTAAAAGATGAAAGTAAAGCCAATACAGAGGTTTTGAAAAATATGGATGGTGTTGTCACTGTGGTAAAGAGTGGCGGGCAATACCAGGTTGTTATAGGTAACCATGTACCTGAGGTTTATGCTGAAGTTACTGCTGTAGGCGGTTTTCAGACAGGAGATTCAGAAGAAGCCTCAGGTGAAAAAGCGAGTTTGTTCAATAGATTCATTGATACTATTTCAGGTGTATTTACACCCACGTTGGGTGTCTTAAGTGCCACGGGTATGATTAAGGGCTTCACTGCCCTATTTGTAGCTTTGGGCTGGCTGACCACTACATCGGGTACCTATCAAATTCTCAATGCTTTAGGTGATTGTTTGTTTTACTTCTTTCCTATTTTCCTGGGGTATACGTCAGCTAAAAAGTTCAATGCCAACATTTTTATAGGTATGGCTATAGGTGCATCACTTGTATATCCGACATTTAGCACGATAACAGCTTCGGGCAAACCACTATACACTCTATTTAGCGGGACTATATTTGAGTCACCGGTATATATCACTTTCTTAGGTATTCCGGTCATTCTGATGAGTTATGCGTCAACCGTTCTTCCGATTATCATATCCACCTATGTAGGCTCAAAAATAGAAAACTTCTTTAAAAAGGTAATCCCTAGCGTAGTGAGAACATTTTTGGTTCCGTTTTTCACATTGTTAGTTATTGTACCCTTAGCATTGATTGTAATTGGACCTCTCTCGACTTGGGCAGGTCAACTGCTTGGGGCAGCAACCCTTTTTGTGTATAACTTAAGTCCAATTATTGAAGGCATAATCATGGGCGCTTTCTGGCAAGTGTTTGTTATTTTTGGATTACACTGGGGACTTGTTCCTATCGCTATGAACAACTTAGCAGTGCTTAAATTCGATCCCATTCTTGCGGCTACGCTGGGAGCTTCCTTTGCTCAGACAGGCGTCGTACTGGCGATTTTGTTTAAAACCAAAAATGTAAAACTGAGATCACTTTCCATTCCAGCTGTCATCTCCGGGATTTTTGGTGTGACAGAACCAGCGATTTACGGGATTACATTACCACGTAAGAAACCATTTATTTTAAGCTGTATCGCATCTGCAGTAGGCGGCGGTATTATAGGAATGATGGGAACTAAAGGCTACATCATTGGTGGATTGGGTATTTTCGCTATCCCGAGCTATATCAGTCCGGCAGGAATAGACAATGGATTTTATGGGGCTGTTATCGGTATCCTGGTAAGCTTTGTATTAGGTTTCTTGCTTATGTTCTTTGGCGGATTTAAAGATGATGAAGTGAAAGAAGCAAAAAAGGAAGACAGCACACCAGGTGCAGCCAAAGGAGAAGTTTTAGTAAAACAAGAGACGGTGATGAGTCCATTAAAAGGTGAAGTGAAGTCTTTATCTGAAGTAACAGATGAAGCCTTTTCGACAGGTGCTCTGGGTAAAGGGATTGCCATTGAACCTTCTGAAGGTAAGGTCGTTTCACCTGTAGATGGTGTATTAACATCATTATTTTCGTCAGGTCATGCGATTGGAATTACAAGTGACCACGGTGTTGAGGTCCTCATCCATGTAGGCAAAGATACGGTCAAATTAAAAGGCAAACATTTTTATCCTAAAGTGAAACAGGGAGATGCTGTTAAAAAAGGCCAGCTGCTTATGGAGTTTGATATGGAAGCTATAAAAGAGGCTGGTTATGTTTTGACCACACCTGTTATCGTTGCCAATACTACGAATTACCTGGATGTCATTGAAACAGAGAAGAAGGCGATTGAGTATCAAGAGGATTTATTGACCGTCGTAGTCTGA
- a CDS encoding glycoside hydrolase family 1 protein: MKNTTKLEFPQGFLWGGATAANQFEGGYNEEGKGLSTADVITAGTHTTSRRITPILEEGVNYPSHEAIDFFHRYQEDIRLFAEMGFKVFRMSIAWSRIFPNGDDAEPNEQGLQFYDRVFAELKKYNIEPLVTISHYEAPFHLTQKYNGWSDRRVVDFYVRYCEVLFNRYKDVVKYWLTFNEINILTLSFGAFMAGAMMPEGNGELAHATVKDEQVLYQALHHQFIASAKAVKLGHEINKDFKIGCMIAYMCSYPLTCHPDDILLAQQKDNLSNFLCSDVQVRGAYPGFAKRYFRDHNIQIKMQEEDEDILKEGCVDFYTFSYYSSTCVSADPNQEKVGGNLSMGLKNPHLKASAWDWQIDPQGLRWSLNHIYNRYEIPLMVVENGLGAVDTVEEDGSIHDDYRIDYLKQHIEQMKEAIADGVDLIGYTPWGCIDLVSAGTGEMKKRYGFIYVDKDNEGKGTLARSRKKSFYWYKNVIETNGEQLD; this comes from the coding sequence ATGAAAAATACAACTAAATTGGAATTTCCCCAAGGATTTTTATGGGGAGGTGCAACGGCTGCCAACCAATTTGAAGGTGGATATAATGAAGAAGGTAAAGGCTTAAGCACTGCTGATGTGATTACGGCTGGAACGCATACGACTTCCCGAAGAATTACACCTATACTGGAAGAAGGGGTGAACTATCCGAGTCACGAAGCTATTGATTTTTTCCACCGCTATCAAGAGGATATCCGCTTATTTGCGGAAATGGGATTCAAGGTCTTTAGAATGTCCATTGCGTGGTCAAGAATATTTCCTAACGGAGATGATGCAGAGCCGAATGAGCAAGGCTTGCAGTTCTATGATCGTGTATTCGCAGAATTGAAAAAGTATAATATTGAGCCTTTGGTTACGATCTCACATTATGAAGCACCGTTTCATTTGACCCAAAAATATAATGGTTGGTCAGATCGCAGAGTCGTAGATTTTTATGTGAGATATTGTGAAGTGCTTTTTAATAGATACAAAGATGTCGTAAAATACTGGTTAACTTTTAATGAAATCAATATTTTAACCTTGTCATTTGGCGCGTTCATGGCTGGAGCTATGATGCCGGAGGGGAATGGAGAGCTTGCCCATGCTACAGTGAAGGATGAGCAGGTTCTGTATCAGGCGTTGCATCATCAATTTATTGCCAGTGCAAAGGCTGTAAAGCTGGGTCATGAAATCAACAAGGACTTTAAAATCGGTTGTATGATTGCTTATATGTGTTCCTACCCACTTACATGTCATCCTGATGATATTCTACTGGCTCAACAAAAGGATAACTTAAGCAATTTCCTATGCTCAGATGTTCAAGTAAGAGGAGCTTATCCGGGATTTGCCAAACGCTATTTTAGAGATCATAACATTCAGATCAAAATGCAAGAAGAGGATGAGGACATCTTAAAAGAAGGCTGCGTAGATTTCTATACCTTCAGCTATTATTCCTCTACTTGTGTCAGTGCCGATCCTAACCAAGAGAAGGTGGGAGGGAATTTATCTATGGGCTTAAAGAATCCTCATTTGAAAGCAAGTGCCTGGGATTGGCAGATCGATCCACAGGGATTGAGATGGTCCCTCAATCACATTTATAACCGATATGAAATCCCGTTAATGGTTGTTGAAAATGGCCTTGGCGCCGTAGATACAGTGGAGGAAGACGGCTCCATTCACGATGATTATCGAATTGATTATCTGAAGCAACACATTGAGCAAATGAAAGAAGCGATTGCTGATGGAGTAGACCTAATAGGGTATACGCCTTGGGGATGTATTGATCTGGTAAGCGCGGGAACCGGTGAAATGAAAAAGCGTTATGGGTTTATATACGTTGATAAGGATAATGAAGGCAAAGGGACACTTGCCAGATCCAGAAAGAAGAGCTTTTATTGGTATAAGAATGTGATCGAAACCAATGGAGAGCAGCTGGATTAA
- a CDS encoding alpha/beta fold hydrolase codes for MTVDILRRNNVKVIGTGSQTIVFAHGFGCDQDMWRYIVPSFIDNYQIVLFDYVGSGDSQIKYYDSKKYSDLQGYAQDVLDIMEALDLRNTIFVGHSVSSMIGMLASIRSPQYFERIVMLGPSPRYVNDLPSYYGGFDKSDIDELLDMMQMNFIGWASYLAPIVMQNPERQELTEELEKAFCSRDPHIARQFAEVTFFSDCRVDLQHASVPTLILQCSDDSIAPIEVGDYLHSHLKNSMLQQMRAKGHYPHLSQPGETSDLIKEYLASV; via the coding sequence ATGACCGTTGATATTCTCCGACGTAATAATGTAAAAGTAATAGGCACAGGCAGCCAGACGATTGTGTTTGCTCACGGCTTTGGATGCGACCAGGATATGTGGCGTTATATCGTCCCTAGCTTTATCGACAACTACCAAATCGTCTTGTTTGATTACGTAGGTTCCGGAGATTCTCAAATAAAGTATTATGACTCGAAAAAATACAGTGACTTGCAAGGGTATGCCCAAGATGTGCTGGATATTATGGAAGCGTTAGACTTAAGAAATACCATATTTGTCGGACACTCCGTTAGCAGTATGATCGGAATGCTCGCCTCCATCCGCAGCCCTCAATATTTTGAACGCATTGTCATGCTCGGTCCTTCTCCACGCTATGTGAATGACCTGCCTTCTTATTATGGAGGCTTCGATAAGAGTGATATTGATGAATTACTGGATATGATGCAAATGAACTTTATTGGCTGGGCTAGTTACCTGGCACCCATTGTTATGCAGAATCCTGAACGACAGGAATTAACCGAAGAATTGGAAAAGGCATTTTGCTCAAGAGATCCTCATATTGCACGGCAATTCGCAGAGGTTACATTTTTTTCGGATTGCCGTGTCGATCTTCAGCATGCTTCGGTTCCTACACTTATTCTCCAGTGCTCAGACGATAGTATTGCTCCGATTGAGGTAGGGGATTATTTACATAGTCATCTTAAAAACAGCATGCTTCAACAGATGAGGGCAAAGGGGCATTATCCTCATTTAAGTCAACCAGGAGAAACGAGCGATTTAATCAAAGAATATTTAGCCAGTGTGTAA
- a CDS encoding MoaD/ThiS family protein, which yields MIKLYYFAGLREVTGKTEELADLAGQTVGDLSNWITDQYPDMPIQSVRIAINEEYALSTDVLQDGDIAAFIPPVSGG from the coding sequence ATGATTAAGCTGTACTACTTTGCGGGACTCCGTGAGGTGACGGGAAAAACAGAAGAATTGGCAGATTTGGCGGGCCAAACGGTAGGCGATTTATCCAATTGGATAACAGATCAATATCCAGATATGCCAATCCAGTCTGTACGAATTGCGATAAACGAAGAGTATGCGTTGTCTACGGATGTATTACAGGATGGAGACATTGCAGCCTTCATTCCCCCAGTCAGCGGCGGCTAA
- a CDS encoding sensor domain-containing diguanylate cyclase has product MDIQLDKAPCGYFSISDTGIIQSVNQTLLDMLLYERDQLLGRPIEMTMSVTNKLFFHTYFYPYIQLYGRVDEMYFSFRTSDRQDVPVLLNGVRQERNGEFVIDCVVLVMRKRIEHEKDILQTKTKLQELYQATNEANQKLERLHAEYEIKQQELVRINLQLETMASTDPLTGLRNRRYFQDQLLASLASFQETGIPFSLLLIDIDHFKSINDTYGHPVGDLVLTNLAEILQSMSRDRDIVARYGGEEFVIILPDNDQEEAIRTAERYRSTTASMDWGEYAITVSIGVATVTQEDTEQTIVHQADLALYASKSGGRNRVTHSAVS; this is encoded by the coding sequence ATGGATATTCAATTAGATAAAGCTCCCTGTGGATACTTTTCAATTTCGGACACTGGGATCATTCAATCGGTAAATCAAACTTTGTTGGACATGCTTCTGTATGAACGTGATCAATTGCTCGGACGACCGATTGAAATGACAATGTCTGTTACCAACAAGCTATTTTTTCATACTTATTTTTATCCCTACATCCAGTTGTACGGGCGTGTCGATGAGATGTACTTTTCGTTTCGCACAAGTGATCGACAGGATGTGCCTGTACTACTAAACGGAGTTCGCCAGGAGCGAAATGGAGAATTTGTTATTGACTGTGTAGTGCTTGTGATGCGTAAGCGTATTGAACACGAGAAAGATATACTACAGACCAAAACCAAGCTTCAGGAATTATATCAAGCTACGAATGAAGCGAACCAGAAGCTTGAACGGTTGCACGCAGAATATGAAATCAAACAGCAGGAACTGGTACGGATCAATCTCCAGCTAGAAACGATGGCGTCAACTGACCCGTTAACCGGTCTTAGAAATCGAAGATATTTTCAAGATCAGTTACTGGCTAGCCTAGCCTCCTTTCAAGAGACTGGAATACCTTTTTCGCTGCTGCTCATTGATATTGATCATTTCAAAAGCATTAACGACACTTACGGTCATCCGGTGGGCGACCTGGTGCTCACTAATCTGGCAGAAATACTCCAATCCATGTCACGGGACAGGGACATTGTCGCTCGATATGGGGGCGAGGAGTTCGTAATTATTCTTCCAGACAACGATCAAGAAGAAGCCATTCGTACAGCAGAAAGATACCGCTCCACGACAGCCTCGATGGATTGGGGAGAATATGCCATTACTGTGAGTATTGGTGTGGCAACGGTTACGCAAGAGGATACGGAACAAACGATTGTTCATCAAGCGGATTTGGCACTGTATGCTTCCAAGAGTGGCGGGAGAAACCGGGTCACGCATTCAGCAGTCTCGTAA
- a CDS encoding methyl-accepting chemotaxis protein, producing the protein MNQVEAVLTAMPFIKEAARQDVLISVMDREKFLFFQSGKSLVYDFKAGEALPDVHKNFKMLVGGEKTRVRYDAEVFGFAADAYFHPIKNEQNEIEAVMCITYSMDDQDQLKKLMSQAEDVTSKLVEGIQHVAAHSEELSATAEDILSNTKKAVEDSGNVTEVAGYIKDISEQTNLLGLNAAIEAARVGEAGAGFGVVAAEIRKMSTGTKEATGRIEQSLQAVRQSVYNMEQEITQITVSSQEQAKLVSEFMNIIDQLNETNQGLRGLIEKITNDVDVK; encoded by the coding sequence ATGAATCAAGTAGAAGCTGTTTTGACCGCCATGCCATTTATCAAAGAAGCTGCACGACAAGATGTTTTAATTTCCGTAATGGATCGGGAAAAATTTCTATTCTTTCAGTCGGGTAAAAGTTTAGTCTACGACTTCAAGGCAGGCGAAGCTCTTCCTGATGTACACAAGAACTTCAAAATGCTAGTAGGCGGAGAAAAGACCAGAGTGCGTTATGATGCCGAAGTTTTCGGGTTTGCTGCCGATGCTTACTTTCATCCGATTAAGAATGAACAGAATGAGATCGAGGCAGTAATGTGCATCACCTATAGTATGGATGATCAAGATCAATTGAAGAAGTTGATGAGTCAAGCAGAGGATGTTACAAGCAAGCTAGTTGAAGGGATTCAGCATGTGGCGGCTCATTCGGAGGAGCTTAGTGCGACGGCCGAGGACATTTTAAGCAATACGAAAAAGGCGGTTGAGGACTCTGGTAATGTGACTGAGGTGGCAGGCTACATCAAGGATATTTCAGAGCAGACAAACTTGCTTGGATTAAATGCAGCCATTGAAGCTGCTCGGGTGGGTGAGGCAGGAGCAGGGTTTGGAGTTGTCGCTGCTGAAATCCGCAAGATGTCTACGGGCACCAAGGAAGCAACTGGACGAATCGAGCAATCCTTGCAAGCTGTCAGACAATCCGTTTATAACATGGAACAAGAGATTACGCAGATTACTGTATCTTCCCAAGAGCAGGCCAAGCTTGTGTCGGAGTTTATGAATATTATCGATCAATTAAATGAAACCAACCAAGGTTTGAGAGGTTTAATAGAGAAAATCACAAATGATGTTGATGTAAAATAA
- a CDS encoding helix-turn-helix domain-containing protein produces the protein MNSNSLSLIYQHYLEKTPFRQQNEHTYMMLPEAGHGHIYRVTTYSGIEIVYSHIQYHEPYPTNFSSRGQMIELQFALSGQRHVNVAGLDYTLPMGQGALIFLQDFKACFHPPVNEQYQSFALGIPISLFNYAASQLAARRQVAIEFNQILKGAAFHHFSFELDHRSIVMIEHLIKDLKSVHKSPLLMEAAALEILNRFMIQLFDLTPMPEGLSKEDVRKLHMAREILESSMIDPPSLITLSQKVGLNDFKLKKGFKACFGTTVFEYLRQIRLDYAMKLLRSQESNVTEAAMAVGYSNVSAFSEQFFREYGVKPSSLKKVF, from the coding sequence GTGAATTCAAACTCGTTATCATTAATATATCAGCATTATTTGGAAAAAACTCCGTTTAGACAACAGAATGAGCATACGTATATGATGTTACCGGAAGCGGGTCATGGGCATATTTACCGAGTTACAACTTACAGCGGAATTGAAATTGTATATTCGCACATTCAATATCACGAGCCGTATCCGACCAATTTTTCTTCCAGAGGACAAATGATTGAACTTCAATTTGCGCTTTCCGGTCAACGTCATGTGAATGTGGCTGGTCTGGATTATACACTCCCGATGGGGCAGGGTGCTCTTATTTTTTTACAGGATTTCAAAGCATGTTTCCATCCTCCGGTTAACGAACAATACCAATCATTTGCACTTGGCATTCCGATTTCGTTGTTTAATTATGCGGCTTCACAGTTAGCGGCTCGTCGGCAGGTAGCTATTGAATTTAATCAAATTCTTAAGGGAGCTGCATTCCATCACTTTAGTTTTGAACTGGATCACAGAAGTATAGTGATGATTGAACATTTGATCAAAGACTTGAAAAGTGTGCATAAATCGCCTTTGTTAATGGAAGCAGCAGCACTTGAGATTTTAAATCGATTTATGATTCAATTATTTGATTTAACACCTATGCCCGAAGGTTTGTCTAAAGAAGATGTCAGAAAGCTGCATATGGCTCGGGAGATCCTTGAATCCAGCATGATTGATCCACCTTCGCTGATCACATTATCCCAAAAGGTTGGATTAAACGATTTTAAATTAAAAAAAGGATTCAAAGCCTGCTTTGGAACTACTGTATTTGAATATTTGCGCCAAATTCGTCTCGATTATGCGATGAAGCTGCTCCGAAGCCAAGAAAGCAATGTGACTGAAGCTGCGATGGCTGTAGGATATAGCAATGTGAGTGCATTTTCAGAGCAATTTTTCCGGGAATACGGAGTGAAGCCATCCTCCTTAAAGAAGGTATTTTAA
- the licT gene encoding BglG family transcription antiterminator LicT: MIITKIFNNNAIIAKDQKRDEFVVMGRGIAFKKSAGEQVEEHLIEKVFVLKHKDASEKFKLLLEDVPSEYVSLCYDIIEYGKSILEAQLSDYIYVSLTDHMNNAFKMFDEGFKNANPLIWEIKKFYPKEFAVGLKALEFIEEETDKRLSEDEAGNIALHLINAQVNSSYNKVADVAQQTQKIHDILNIIKYSYNTTIDEHSISYERFITHLRFFFQRLNKKEKVELEDDFLWRQVKAKYKKAYGCMLKIEKYLDTVLSDEEKLYITIHIQRVTQRQN; the protein is encoded by the coding sequence ATGATCATAACGAAGATATTTAATAACAACGCCATAATAGCCAAAGATCAAAAAAGAGATGAATTTGTTGTTATGGGTCGTGGTATTGCATTCAAAAAGAGTGCAGGCGAACAAGTAGAAGAGCATCTAATTGAAAAGGTCTTTGTGCTTAAACATAAAGATGCTTCAGAGAAATTCAAGTTATTGTTAGAGGATGTTCCATCAGAATATGTTTCGTTATGCTATGACATCATTGAATATGGAAAAAGCATATTAGAAGCACAATTGAGCGATTATATATATGTTTCGCTTACAGATCACATGAACAATGCATTTAAAATGTTTGATGAAGGGTTTAAAAATGCAAATCCGTTAATTTGGGAGATTAAAAAATTTTATCCCAAAGAATTTGCGGTTGGCTTAAAAGCACTGGAGTTTATTGAAGAAGAAACAGACAAACGATTGTCAGAAGATGAAGCAGGTAATATTGCTCTTCATTTAATCAACGCTCAAGTAAACAGCTCCTACAACAAGGTAGCAGACGTTGCTCAGCAAACTCAAAAAATACACGACATCTTGAATATTATTAAATACTCTTATAATACCACCATAGATGAACACTCGATCAGTTATGAGCGATTTATTACACATTTAAGATTCTTCTTTCAGCGATTAAATAAAAAAGAAAAAGTAGAACTGGAAGACGATTTTTTGTGGAGGCAAGTGAAAGCAAAGTACAAAAAGGCCTATGGGTGCATGCTGAAGATTGAGAAATACTTGGATACGGTATTGTCAGATGAGGAGAAGCTGTATATAACGATTCATATTCAGCGTGTGACCCAAAGACAAAATTGA
- a CDS encoding S-layer homology domain-containing protein translates to MSKIKSFCLSYLAVIVLFGTWTWSFSGSAVYATSSPVPSVTDAVYATETTVTSWTNPSKQGQSVTFSIKTISTPQITKDLTGTVVLMDGTNILDTLTMTPNGIANGYATATYTTSNLSVGSHPITAIYSGDARFVPSTSEPYIQVVNAPAPTTSLRPTATTVLSSLNPSKQGQEVRFSVRTTSNPQTSGDLTGTVILMDGTDVLDTLTMEPVGISNGYANGYYTTSDLSVGSHSITAIYSGDVRFAPSTSEAYIQVVNGDADTGNTGGTGATTGNGSSSSKKDKKDSTDSSESISSSETTTPSSPSVLPTDLPTPEIMPVEQSEVVHEKYITGYQDGTFRPDQSITRAETAAMMARIMKLETKESSLAYKDVPNTYWAKDSIIALTTQHFMNGYADGTFRPEQPITRAEMAAILASWKQLKGTQTAASPYTDIEKHWARDSIKALAEAGWITGFNDSSFQPNQYITRVETVTILNTILKRGPLEGTTQATWKDVPADYWAFKNIEEASRTHTSTINSEGTETIVN, encoded by the coding sequence ATGAGTAAAATCAAGTCTTTTTGTTTATCTTATCTTGCTGTTATCGTCTTATTTGGGACCTGGACATGGAGTTTTTCTGGGAGTGCTGTGTATGCGACCTCCTCACCAGTACCTAGTGTAACAGATGCTGTGTATGCTACTGAAACCACGGTAACGAGTTGGACAAATCCTTCTAAACAAGGTCAATCCGTAACGTTTAGCATCAAAACCATCTCAACCCCACAAATTACGAAGGATTTAACTGGCACCGTGGTTCTTATGGATGGTACGAATATATTAGATACGCTTACGATGACGCCAAATGGCATTGCGAATGGATATGCCACTGCGACCTATACCACAAGCAATTTAAGCGTGGGAAGTCACCCGATTACTGCTATATATAGTGGGGATGCTCGATTTGTCCCCAGTACATCTGAGCCATACATTCAGGTCGTAAATGCACCTGCGCCTACAACTTCACTGAGACCTACAGCAACTACAGTATTGAGTTCGCTGAATCCGTCTAAGCAAGGTCAAGAAGTAAGATTTAGCGTGAGGACAACTTCAAACCCACAGACTTCGGGCGACTTAACCGGAACGGTCATCCTTATGGACGGCACGGATGTATTAGATACGCTTACGATGGAGCCAGTGGGCATTTCGAATGGCTATGCCAATGGGTACTACACTACAAGCGACTTAAGTGTGGGAAGTCACTCGATCACTGCTATTTACAGTGGAGATGTTCGATTTGCCCCGAGTACCTCTGAAGCGTATATACAGGTTGTAAATGGAGATGCAGACACTGGGAATACTGGCGGAACTGGTGCTACTACTGGTAACGGCAGCAGTAGCAGTAAAAAAGATAAGAAGGATAGTACAGATAGTAGTGAGTCTATTTCTTCTAGCGAAACAACCACACCTTCATCACCATCGGTTTTACCGACAGATTTGCCGACTCCGGAAATCATGCCAGTAGAGCAATCAGAGGTTGTGCATGAAAAATATATAACCGGTTATCAGGATGGCACATTCCGGCCGGACCAGTCAATTACACGAGCTGAAACTGCCGCGATGATGGCTAGAATTATGAAGTTGGAAACAAAAGAAAGCTCATTGGCATACAAAGATGTACCTAACACGTATTGGGCGAAGGATTCGATTATAGCACTCACGACACAACACTTCATGAATGGATATGCAGATGGAACATTTCGGCCAGAGCAACCCATTACCCGTGCAGAAATGGCAGCAATACTCGCATCCTGGAAGCAGCTTAAAGGAACGCAAACCGCAGCATCTCCTTATACCGATATCGAAAAGCATTGGGCAAGAGATTCAATTAAAGCGCTAGCTGAGGCAGGATGGATTACTGGTTTTAACGACAGTAGCTTCCAACCCAATCAATATATAACACGAGTGGAAACCGTTACAATTTTGAACACTATCTTAAAACGAGGACCCCTGGAAGGTACGACCCAGGCTACATGGAAGGATGTACCCGCAGATTACTGGGCATTTAAAAATATTGAGGAAGCGTCTCGTACCCATACTTCAACCATCAATTCAGAGGGTACTGAAACTATCGTGAATTAA